One Pomacea canaliculata isolate SZHN2017 linkage group LG1, ASM307304v1, whole genome shotgun sequence genomic window, TCcatcacatttttcttgtttgtcgcACAAGTTAGGAGAAAGACTTATCGCACTCGTCAGGAGAAGCGCTAGTCTCCAGCTGTAGGACAGGAAGAACCTTGACTGGCTGCGGCTCCAGCAAGCCTCTCTCTTTTCGTCTTCCTTCACGTCGACGACGGAATTGAAGTTGTCGTCGTCCTTTTCGCCAGCAGCACTGACCCAGCTCGCGCAGACGACGATCAGCCGGTATAGGACGAGGCAGATGACTAGCACGTTCTTGCACACGAAGAAGATGACAGAGTAGGTCACGAGATTGAACTTGACGAGAGTGAAAATGCGCACGACGACGTACGGCCCATCCTGCACGATGACGCTGAAGAGGAGGCTCCAGATCTCAGTGGTGAAGAACAGTTCTGCGCAGCTCTGCGTCCTCTTCCTCTCGCGATCAACTGCGGCTTCGGGTGGCGACGGGTCCGCGTGCACCGCGCGCATCTTTCGCGGGTTGCGGGTGGAGGTGAGGACAAAGGTGAACTGCAGCATGCTCAGTGACCACACGGCCAGGATAACGTAGGTCAGTACCTCGTCCTTGCGCACCTCCGTCTCGTCGAAGAGCTGGAAGAGCTCCATGTTGTCGGAAGCGATGCCCATGAAAACGAAGAGCAGCTGCGACAGCTCGTTGCGGCTCAGTTGGCCTCGTGGCAGCAGCCAGCGACACAGCACCAGCAAGAACAGCAGAGTCTGCTCCACCATAGATACCCACATGTTCGGTTCCAACTTGAAGGGCACCGTCAGCTAAAAAAGTACGACaggaaaattattattcattgaATCCGGCTTTCTCACGTGTGTAGCATGCGCAGAAAATGGTGACGTACAAGGCAACATACAGAGATTAAATAACCTTAAGGTATGAAGATAACGGTTAATTAATCaattaatcaaagaaaataaagaagacaattTTTATAGTCAAGGGTCGGTTAAACAgcgttttaaacttttttagtAGCTTATTTGTAATGTctaaaagtactttaaaaaaaagttaagagtAATGTTCATTTGAAGTACTATCACCATCACTACTGTTGATGCTAGTGCTAGCAGAGAGCGtagttctttttgtttgctacATCTCGGAAAACATTGGTGAACAGCGATCGGGTATAGAGCTATTCACACTTTACCCCACTCATCCCAGGAATGTCCACAGGCCCGTGACATTGCCAGATTCGTAGGCATCAGCAAAGCTGTGAAGTCTGTTAAGTTCCATCAGCCATATGGAGGGCAGCTCCGCCACGAGAAACGCCACAAAGCAGGGACAGAACCTGCACAAGGGAGGTCTTATCAGTCCACACAGCATTTTGGCAACGACTTCTACTGTTACAATTAAGGAcaagctctctctttctctctttacacacacagatggtAAAGCGGCTAGAAGACTCCAAAGAGCTTGACGAACATTTGATAGATTTTCACAGATTGGTTTTCTAACTTCTGCCACAACTGGATAAGGTATAATCTCCGATTTTTTGCATCATATGCaggtgaatatatatatacatgtaaatgaATGCGCTTGTTTGTGTGGACGAGCGTGTGCACAGACTATAGACGAGAGCTATGCATGACATGGATTAAAATCACGAGTCAAGTCTGTTAGCCACAAGAGGATTGTCAAACAGGAAATTTGTGCCGGTAATAGCCGCGCCGATGAGGCTCCAGTGTAAGCACAATTTCTTATCATCACCAACAGCCCCATCCCCCATCTCCAGTAGTAACCGCCACAGAAGGCCAGTGCACTGCTAGTCCGTAAGCACTGGTCCTGTCACAGCCCGTCGACAAACTGGCGcctcttcgtttttttttttttttttattttcatcgctcttgaaaaagcaaaaaccttaagtaaaataaactttacatCGGTAGTTACACAAGATGCACGCAGTGACACTGACTGTCCttggggaaggagggaaggggtaGAAAGAATACAagtaccaccaccaccgcccaCAACATACAACAACCGCTAACAATTACGTTAAGGATTATAAACTGTTGTACATGTGATAGAACCCAAGAAGACATTATGTGTCAATAGCATAAATATAAACTGAGAATCCTGAACAGACTTACTCAATATTTCACCTTTTTGTCTATCTGTGGATCAGGTTGTAAAGATTTACGACCACGGACGTATATGTAAATCCGCGTTTACGGCTCGACCCATCTCCCCTGcatacacgcacgcagacaGGATAAGTGAGCAAACAAGATGCAGGCGCACACATCATCGGGAGGTGCAAGCACAGATGAacactcatgcatgcatgccTGCGGGTACGGCACAAACGTCCAGTCTGAGCACGTTTACTTCTGACACCTGCTGAAAAAGGGCGAAACAAATTGCCTAGTTTCATGCCCTCGACGCACTCACTATTCAGTCGGTAGGGGCACAAGAGGTAGGTAGTGATACTTTCCATTGGTAGTGAGAAAATAAGCAGGCAGGGATACTTTGGGGTAGCGTCAGGCAAGCAGTTTGGCCTCCGAAAAAGTTATTCGAAGGCTCAAAAACCCCGGAAAAGAAGCAAAACGACGAAAGGTTGATGGCTTAACCGGAACAGCATGGCGAATATTTGCGTCCAAAGGAACCAAGGACAATAAAGAATGAAGATGCGAGTATATTGTTTTCCTTGTGGTCTGACTGACAGGGACGATGGAATATTGCACATATGCCGAAGCTGATTATAAGGCTACACAGTGGTGTCTTGTGTTTAGTATGATTGGATCAAACTTTAAGACGATGAGAACACAAGAATGAgcgcaaaacacacaaacaaagcctACACGCACGACACCACACCGACTACTGTTGTAGCTATCTTTCACACACTTCAGAATCCAGGCTTGCGATTACACAGACCTTTGCAAGCACTTCGGAAATAAAAAGTGCATCAACATCGACAGACTCACCACTTGCTTTCTCGCCCAGACCGCCAGAAGATGCTGTAGAGGGACTCGATGACCAGCGGCAGGTTGCAGGCCAGCAAAGCCCAGTAGGTCGGGTTGCCACGCAGGGAGACGACCACCCACAAGGCGATGATGGAGTGGATGGCCAGGACTCCTCGCACGGCCAGCGCCACCAGACTGGTGTAGTGACCATGCAGCTTGCGCCACCACCACTTGGCGCTCCTGGCTGGGTTTCTTCGTCTTTCTCTCGGGACATACCCTCCTTCTGTTTGCTTTCCCATGGCCGGTCAATTGACTTTCCTCCGCGTCTGAACCTCCCCTCAGTCAGCATGCTAGATGCTTTTGACAGGTCTGGCAACACCTTCGAAGGCCATTATGCAgtggttttgcttttgttgccGACAGAGGTCAAC contains:
- the LOC112560959 gene encoding transmembrane protein 26-like; this translates as MGKQTEGGYVPRERRRNPARSAKWWWRKLHGHYTSLVALAVRGVLAIHSIIALWVVVSLRGNPTYWALLACNLPLVIESLYSIFWRSGRESKWFCPCFVAFLVAELPSIWLMELNRLHSFADAYESGNVTGLWTFLGLTVPFKLEPNMWVSMVEQTLLFLLVLCRWLLPRGQLSRNELSQLLFVFMGIASDNMELFQLFDETEVRKDEVLTYVILAVWSLSMLQFTFVLTSTRNPRKMRAVHADPSPPEAAVDRERKRTQSCAELFFTTEIWSLLFSVIVQDGPYVVVRIFTLVKFNLVTYSVIFFVCKNVLVICLVLYRLIVVCASWVSAAGEKDDDNFNSVVDVKEDEKREACWSRSQSRFFLSYSWRLALLLTSAISLSPNLCDKQEKCDGSFYSDGSQFRVLVKQFSADVSM